A single genomic interval of Aneurinibacillus migulanus harbors:
- a CDS encoding M23 family metallopeptidase codes for MFIERMSSWTKDTWSHGVKFVQDKKKKGKVAFGILAGSLLVSGTAAGGYVYQSNLTTLYHVSVGGKEIGVVDNPDAIRKWLGDKLATEKKKYPNLALGFHKDITITEKQHYNAQSAGDSEVLKKLASIVHVEANAAQLVVNGQTIAYAKDQKTINQALHRLKASYNEKKLTQNLTAGAEDVATEQIKQADPDISHITIKEKIQVEKKSVTPRQVLNEVQLMNVLQKGVPEQKKHIVRNGENLWSIAPQYGLREKDLLAMNPGMKEDTLLQVGDKINVQALEPKITVVSKQETIENVVIPYKINAKPEPTKYRGDDTIVTEGKNGSKQVVYELVKENGKLVQKNPIQQKILQQPVAKVIIRGTKVKPSRGDGHFRMPSTGVFSSPFGERWGRMHEGIDIATPVGTPIHTSDNGRVTFVGTKSGYGKVMMVDHGNGYRTVYGHLDDFVAKTGDIVVKGEVIAKSGNTGRSTGPHLHFEIHKDGKPVNPMTYLR; via the coding sequence ATGTTTATCGAGAGAATGTCGTCATGGACGAAAGATACATGGTCCCATGGCGTGAAATTCGTCCAAGATAAGAAGAAGAAAGGCAAGGTCGCGTTTGGCATTTTGGCAGGTTCTCTTTTGGTCAGTGGAACGGCAGCAGGCGGCTATGTCTATCAATCGAATCTCACTACTCTTTATCATGTTTCAGTGGGAGGAAAAGAAATTGGCGTTGTCGATAATCCGGATGCGATACGGAAATGGCTAGGAGATAAGCTGGCTACCGAGAAGAAAAAGTATCCGAATTTAGCGCTTGGCTTTCATAAGGACATCACTATTACCGAGAAACAGCATTATAACGCTCAGAGTGCGGGAGATAGTGAAGTATTGAAGAAGCTGGCCTCTATCGTGCATGTGGAAGCGAATGCTGCACAGTTAGTCGTAAATGGACAGACGATTGCTTATGCCAAAGATCAGAAAACTATTAACCAGGCGCTGCATCGCCTGAAAGCTTCATATAATGAGAAAAAGCTGACACAAAATCTGACAGCGGGTGCGGAGGATGTCGCTACAGAACAGATAAAGCAAGCAGATCCTGATATATCGCACATCACCATTAAAGAAAAAATCCAGGTTGAAAAGAAATCTGTCACACCTAGACAAGTTTTGAACGAAGTGCAACTGATGAATGTACTGCAAAAAGGGGTGCCTGAGCAAAAGAAGCATATCGTACGGAACGGGGAAAATTTGTGGAGTATTGCCCCGCAGTATGGCTTGAGAGAGAAAGATCTTTTGGCGATGAATCCCGGAATGAAAGAAGATACCCTGCTTCAAGTTGGAGATAAGATAAATGTACAGGCCCTAGAGCCAAAAATAACCGTTGTCTCCAAGCAGGAAACAATAGAAAATGTAGTTATTCCGTATAAAATAAATGCAAAGCCGGAGCCCACAAAATATCGCGGCGATGATACAATTGTGACGGAAGGGAAAAATGGTAGCAAGCAGGTTGTCTATGAATTAGTGAAAGAAAACGGCAAACTCGTACAGAAAAATCCAATACAGCAAAAAATTCTTCAGCAGCCGGTAGCTAAAGTAATTATCCGTGGAACAAAAGTAAAGCCATCGCGTGGGGACGGGCATTTCCGCATGCCTTCTACAGGTGTATTCAGTTCTCCGTTCGGAGAGCGCTGGGGACGGATGCATGAGGGGATTGATATTGCTACGCCTGTTGGTACGCCAATTCATACATCGGATAATGGGCGTGTCACTTTCGTTGGAACGAAGAGCGGATACGGCAAGGTGATGATGGTCGATCACGGAAACGGCTATCGTACGGTATATGGTCACTTAGATGATTTCGTGGCGAAGACAGGAGATATTGTGGTGAAGGGAGAAGTCATCGCCAAGTCCGGCAATACGGGGCGTTCTACAGGCCCTCACTTGCACTTTGAAATTCATAAGGACGGGAAACCGGTTAATCCCATGACTTATCTGCGATAA